From the genome of Nitrosomonas sp. Is79A3:
ACCTGAAGTTGCCCACGATAATGCATTGCCTTGTCTATCTGTGATAGTAACAATGGTATTGTTAAACGAGGCGTGAATATGTGCTATCCCTTCCGATACGTTTTTTTTAATTTTCTTACGAACTCTTGTAGCTACTTTTACCATGGAAAATAAATTCCTTTTTAATAATACATATTTGGATTAAATTTAATTCTTTATCTTGCTCGTATTGCTTTGCGTGGCCCCTTTCTTGTTCGAGCATTTGTTCGTGTTCGTTGACCCCGCACTGGCAAGCCTCGTCTATGCCGGAGTCCTCGATAACATCCAAGATCCATTAATCTTTTTATATTCATGGATATTTCACGACGTAAATCACCTTCAATAGTAAGCTTTGATATATGATCTCGTAATTGATCAATTTGTTCTTCAGACAAATCTTTTAATTTTTTATCTGTTTCAATACCAACCACATTACAAATATTTTTAGAACTGGATCTTCCAATACCATAAATTGCTGTAAGTGCGATACCAACATGCTGATGATTGGGTATATTTACGCCAGCGATACGCGCCATTTAATTTTCCTGTCTTGTATATACAAAATTTATTACAATTAACCTTGCCGTTGCTTATGTCTCGGGTCAGAACAAATTACGCGAACTACCC
Proteins encoded in this window:
- the rpsM gene encoding 30S ribosomal protein S13; translated protein: MARIAGVNIPNHQHVGIALTAIYGIGRSSSKNICNVVGIETDKKLKDLSEEQIDQLRDHISKLTIEGDLRREISMNIKRLMDLGCYRGLRHRRGLPVRGQRTRTNARTRKGPRKAIRAR